In a single window of the Tellurirhabdus bombi genome:
- a CDS encoding ion transporter: MESLEKDASHWRQKLHEIVFESNTFWGKTFDVSLIGAILLSILVVFLDSDAQIHQQYGTWLYVAEWVFTILFSIEYLVRIISIQRPLYYVFSFIGIVDLLAIVPAYISLFVAGTQYLLVIRALRLLRIFRILKMWHFISEGQIITKALTRSYVKITVFIIFILVLVTILGSIMYLLEGGKNGFDNIPNSIYWAIVTLTTVGYGDISPATPLGKFFAAIIMLCGYGIIAVPTGIVTSELINTVQKGTSSESCPNCSREGHDRDATFCKYCGSKL, translated from the coding sequence ATGGAATCACTAGAGAAAGATGCCAGTCACTGGCGGCAAAAACTGCACGAAATTGTCTTTGAATCAAATACCTTTTGGGGCAAAACATTTGATGTTAGCTTAATTGGGGCCATTTTACTGAGTATTCTGGTCGTCTTTCTGGACAGTGACGCTCAAATTCACCAGCAATATGGCACCTGGCTATACGTGGCCGAGTGGGTTTTCACGATTCTTTTCTCCATTGAATACCTTGTTCGGATTATCAGTATCCAGCGTCCGCTTTATTATGTATTCAGTTTTATCGGCATCGTTGATCTTCTGGCCATTGTGCCCGCCTACATTAGCTTGTTCGTTGCCGGAACTCAATATCTACTGGTAATCAGGGCCTTGCGCTTGCTTCGCATCTTTCGTATCCTGAAAATGTGGCACTTCATTTCGGAAGGCCAGATTATTACCAAAGCCCTTACGCGTAGCTACGTCAAAATTACCGTATTCATCATTTTCATTCTGGTTCTCGTAACCATTCTAGGTTCGATAATGTACCTGCTGGAAGGTGGTAAAAATGGCTTTGACAACATTCCTAACAGCATTTACTGGGCCATTGTGACACTCACCACGGTAGGTTACGGCGATATTTCACCGGCTACACCCCTCGGAAAATTTTTCGCGGCCATCATTATGCTCTGTGGTTATGGCATTATTGCCGTTCCGACCGGCATCGTTACCTCCGAGTTAATCAACACCGTTCAAAAAGGAACTTCGTCGGAAAGCTGCCCTAACTGCAGTCGGGAAGGCCATGACCGAGACGCCACTTTTTGCAAATATTGCGGTTCTAAACTGTAA
- a CDS encoding DUF1207 domain-containing protein: MKKALLFLFAALITNLASAQSTTDSLSENEPSYPRREFLPVGHLFDPIVLDPLEAQTYVSVLPAYWTDGKRYDGTIVPFAFGLRKPFFRWYRSPERASELSLDVASFTQFEVFSDPNRTVRKQRRQLMNNDYRVGFWYNIRVRDHVWRIRLYHLSSHLGDDYMIRNQINYYLPNAANYELLDLTYSHEKNGFRKYIGGGFVLRKPEDRKLLAGQAGFYYRNLRRPTASGRFVGGIDLKVWQQTNFKPGVHAGLGYEVGKPSRHLTFLLEAYTGFRPYSLYENQDTNWLGLSVYFNPI, translated from the coding sequence ATGAAAAAGGCCCTTCTCTTCTTATTCGCTGCCCTAATCACCAACTTAGCGAGCGCTCAAAGTACAACAGATTCATTAAGCGAAAACGAACCTTCCTATCCGCGCCGCGAATTTCTGCCGGTTGGCCATCTCTTTGACCCAATTGTTCTTGATCCTCTGGAAGCCCAGACCTACGTTAGCGTTTTGCCCGCTTACTGGACGGATGGCAAGCGCTACGATGGAACCATCGTTCCTTTTGCTTTTGGGTTGCGTAAACCTTTTTTTCGGTGGTATCGCTCTCCCGAACGAGCGAGCGAATTATCCCTTGATGTTGCTTCGTTCACTCAATTTGAAGTTTTCTCCGATCCTAATCGCACTGTTCGCAAGCAACGTCGGCAATTGATGAATAATGATTATCGGGTTGGGTTTTGGTATAACATCCGGGTTCGGGATCACGTGTGGCGAATTCGCCTGTATCATCTTTCCTCGCACCTGGGCGATGATTACATGATCCGCAACCAAATCAATTATTACCTGCCTAACGCGGCCAATTATGAATTGCTGGACCTGACGTATAGCCACGAAAAAAATGGCTTTCGGAAATACATAGGAGGGGGCTTTGTGCTTCGTAAGCCAGAAGACCGCAAATTATTGGCTGGTCAGGCGGGATTTTATTACCGCAATCTACGTCGGCCAACAGCTAGCGGTCGCTTCGTGGGTGGGATAGACCTGAAAGTTTGGCAGCAGACCAACTTCAAGCCGGGCGTTCACGCCGGGTTAGGCTATGAGGTAGGAAAGCCAAGCAGACACCTGACTTTCCTGTTGGAAGCTTATACGGGCTTCCGCCCTTATAGTTTGTATGAGAATCAAGACACCAACTGGTTGGGCCTGAGCGTTTATTTTAATCCAATCTAG
- a CDS encoding rhomboid family intramembrane serine protease, whose translation MNITLAIILITTLVSLYAWNNPVFLESMLLNPKKVFQRGQWYRLLTSGFVHADFGHLLFNMISLYFFGGVIEMVFAALFPGNGSIWLIGFYLVAIVVSDLPSLFRHRNDSNYNSLGASGGVSALLFSAILFQPLNSICLYFAICIPGFIFGALYMAYSFYESRRAAGNINHDAHLYGAIFGVVVMIVLYPPVMSSFVQQIASWRLF comes from the coding sequence ATCAACATTACACTTGCCATCATTCTTATAACAACGCTTGTCTCGTTGTATGCCTGGAATAACCCGGTATTTCTGGAGAGCATGCTCTTGAACCCTAAAAAAGTTTTTCAGCGCGGCCAGTGGTACCGGCTGCTAACTTCAGGCTTTGTTCACGCCGACTTTGGGCATTTGCTGTTCAACATGATCAGCTTGTATTTCTTTGGCGGAGTCATCGAAATGGTGTTTGCCGCGCTTTTCCCCGGCAACGGATCGATCTGGCTGATTGGCTTTTACCTGGTGGCTATTGTCGTGTCTGACCTACCTTCCTTGTTTCGCCATCGGAACGACTCGAATTATAACTCCCTGGGAGCCTCAGGCGGAGTGTCGGCGCTGCTGTTTTCGGCCATTTTGTTTCAGCCCCTGAATTCGATTTGTTTGTATTTCGCTATCTGTATTCCCGGTTTCATTTTTGGCGCACTTTACATGGCTTATTCGTTTTACGAATCGCGGCGAGCGGCGGGAAATATTAATCACGATGCGCACTTATACGGGGCCATTTTTGGCGTTGTAGTCATGATTGTGCTTTATCCGCCGGTGATGAGCTCTTTTGTGCAGCAAATAGCGAGCTGGCGACTTTTTTAG
- a CDS encoding efflux RND transporter permease subunit, with protein MWTWLSHGILSYRKYWLILLIAITAGMAYLGTRLQLSYQIARILPLSDSTQQQYEQFKERFGVDGTLMVIGWQDQRWFDLPVYQKWYDMTSQIKAIPGIKEVLSTARLYTVERQDTLWSVKPLVTARPSTQAAVDSIRQAVERLPFYEGLLLNSQNRSTLMAITFDESRLNSRERIAMVQHIREHGEAFEKATGIEVHYSGMPSIRTEVMRRVSGEMKLFMFLSALAAGGMVWLLFRNIRVVALSMLVVTMGVCVTVGTLSLFGYEITILTGLLPPLLLVIGIPNCVFLVNFYNAEMARHGQKDLALQNAIRKIGLSSLLANVTTAIGFGVFYFTNSRLLMEFGVVAAVCVMAMYVICLIMVPILLSYLPDASAKKQAASELNRRVKLLGLIDQWVQHRRPVIYISIALITVISAWGLTWIRIEGHVVDDLPQKDPVYADLRFFEQQFKGVLPMEVMIDTKKPNGIVADGARVLYKVRSLERIMAEYPAFAKPRSLVDGLRFAYQAYRGGDPKYYVLPPLLELQKVANSIPAANNVMAGNKTAPANASKPPIGPASLVKSMTDSSRQILRVSYQMADIGSIQLEKILSNLRPRIDSLFAGTDYHVSLTGHSLVFLKSNDYLLGNLYESLAIAIVLIALVGMILFRSIPIILLSKLPCLIPLVVTAGMMGYLDLPFKPSTILVFSIAFGLASDGTVYFLTSYRRHLEDGAEPQTALSGAIFETGNSLIDTALILAGGFAVFAASGFGGTAALGVLVATTVLMACVTNLVLLPALLLTLKRYRV; from the coding sequence ATGTGGACGTGGCTTTCGCACGGAATTCTTTCTTATCGAAAATACTGGCTCATTTTGCTCATTGCCATAACCGCTGGTATGGCTTATCTGGGCACTCGTTTGCAGCTTTCTTACCAAATTGCCCGCATTCTTCCGCTCTCCGACTCAACCCAGCAGCAGTATGAGCAATTCAAGGAACGCTTTGGCGTCGATGGCACCTTAATGGTGATCGGCTGGCAGGACCAACGCTGGTTCGATCTGCCTGTTTATCAGAAATGGTACGACATGACCAGCCAGATCAAAGCCATTCCGGGCATTAAAGAAGTACTTTCAACGGCGCGGCTATATACCGTTGAGCGCCAAGATACGCTTTGGAGCGTGAAACCCCTGGTAACGGCCCGGCCCAGCACGCAGGCGGCCGTCGATAGCATTCGACAGGCCGTAGAGCGGCTGCCTTTCTACGAGGGCCTGTTGCTTAATTCGCAGAATCGTTCGACGCTGATGGCGATTACGTTCGACGAGAGTCGCCTTAACTCCCGCGAACGAATTGCGATGGTTCAGCACATCCGCGAACACGGGGAAGCGTTCGAGAAGGCTACGGGCATTGAGGTGCACTATTCCGGTATGCCTTCCATTCGGACAGAAGTTATGAGGCGGGTTTCGGGCGAGATGAAGCTGTTTATGTTTTTGTCGGCTCTGGCAGCAGGCGGCATGGTCTGGCTTCTCTTCCGCAACATTCGCGTGGTGGCCCTATCCATGCTGGTAGTTACGATGGGCGTTTGCGTCACCGTGGGAACCTTGAGCTTATTCGGCTACGAAATTACCATCCTGACGGGCTTACTTCCACCTCTGCTGTTGGTCATTGGGATTCCTAACTGCGTTTTTCTGGTTAATTTCTACAACGCGGAGATGGCACGTCACGGCCAGAAAGACCTGGCGTTGCAAAACGCAATTCGTAAAATTGGCCTTTCCTCTTTGCTGGCTAACGTTACAACTGCCATTGGATTCGGTGTTTTCTATTTTACCAACAGCCGATTGTTGATGGAATTTGGGGTGGTGGCAGCGGTTTGCGTCATGGCGATGTACGTCATTTGCCTGATCATGGTACCGATCCTGCTTAGCTATCTACCTGATGCTTCGGCGAAAAAACAGGCCGCTTCGGAATTAAACCGGCGCGTAAAGCTGCTTGGCCTGATTGACCAGTGGGTGCAGCACCGTCGACCCGTGATTTATATCTCGATTGCGCTCATCACGGTAATTAGTGCCTGGGGACTAACCTGGATTCGGATCGAAGGCCACGTCGTTGATGATTTGCCCCAGAAAGATCCGGTCTACGCTGATCTGCGCTTTTTTGAGCAACAGTTCAAAGGGGTTTTACCGATGGAGGTCATGATCGATACCAAAAAGCCAAACGGAATCGTTGCTGATGGTGCCCGCGTTTTATACAAAGTCCGCTCGCTGGAACGTATCATGGCCGAATATCCTGCGTTTGCGAAGCCCCGGTCATTGGTAGATGGCTTGCGTTTTGCTTACCAGGCTTATCGCGGTGGTGATCCTAAATATTACGTGCTTCCTCCCTTGCTGGAACTGCAAAAAGTGGCCAATAGCATTCCGGCAGCTAACAACGTAATGGCTGGTAACAAAACCGCTCCGGCTAATGCCTCAAAACCACCGATTGGGCCTGCTTCGCTGGTTAAATCCATGACTGACAGCAGCCGGCAGATTTTGCGGGTTAGCTATCAAATGGCCGATATTGGCTCTATTCAGTTGGAAAAAATCTTATCGAACCTCCGCCCTCGCATTGATTCCCTTTTTGCCGGAACAGATTATCACGTGAGCTTGACCGGCCACAGTCTGGTCTTTCTGAAAAGTAATGATTATTTGCTTGGCAACCTGTACGAAAGTCTGGCCATCGCCATTGTATTGATCGCGCTGGTAGGCATGATCTTGTTCCGGTCCATTCCCATTATCCTCCTGTCCAAGCTTCCCTGCCTGATTCCGCTGGTTGTGACAGCGGGTATGATGGGTTATCTGGATTTACCGTTCAAGCCATCAACCATTCTCGTTTTCAGCATTGCCTTTGGGTTAGCTTCCGACGGAACAGTTTATTTTCTAACCAGTTACCGGCGGCATCTCGAAGACGGAGCCGAACCGCAGACGGCCCTTTCCGGCGCTATCTTCGAGACGGGAAATAGCCTGATTGATACCGCTTTGATTCTGGCTGGTGGATTTGCAGTATTTGCTGCCTCGGGCTTTGGAGGCACCGCCGCCCTGGGCGTTCTGGTGGCCACCACCGTATTGATGGCCTGCGTCACCAACCTCGTTTTACTGCCCGCTTTGTTACTGACGCTCAAACGATACCGCGTCTAG
- a CDS encoding LytTR family DNA-binding domain-containing protein encodes MFSVLRQPYPVEEPRRQRWRKAFFIGLFVGVFLLIFQPFGLAEWATPNKIAKVLGFGLITFVVTAINFFVPPLIAPRLFTDQHWTVGKEITWVILNILLIGVANRLYLAWLIGDYTHGSWIGAILVTFIIGIFPVTASVVLGYIVKLKKYTNSAASLPVHEATEINDPTVRVMPLTLVAENEKDLLTLLSSDLLFIESSDNYSTVTYLKNGQPTKLLLRSSLSRLEGQLADQAGSEGLSMQEAIVRCHRSYIVNLAKIEKVTGNAQGYKLHLLEGQFQIPVARKYNESLVRQLKALA; translated from the coding sequence ATGTTTTCTGTCCTAAGACAACCGTATCCTGTTGAAGAACCCCGGCGCCAGCGCTGGCGGAAAGCATTTTTTATTGGTCTGTTTGTTGGCGTTTTTCTGCTGATTTTTCAACCGTTCGGTTTAGCTGAGTGGGCAACGCCTAATAAAATAGCCAAGGTGCTGGGTTTTGGGCTGATTACCTTTGTCGTTACGGCCATTAATTTCTTTGTTCCGCCGCTGATCGCGCCCCGTCTGTTCACGGATCAGCATTGGACCGTTGGAAAAGAGATTACGTGGGTAATCCTTAATATACTCCTGATTGGGGTGGCCAACCGACTTTATCTGGCGTGGCTGATTGGCGATTACACGCACGGCAGCTGGATCGGGGCAATTCTGGTCACGTTTATTATTGGAATATTTCCTGTTACTGCTTCTGTCGTCCTGGGATACATCGTTAAGTTGAAAAAATATACCAACTCGGCGGCTAGTTTGCCGGTTCACGAAGCGACAGAAATCAATGACCCCACTGTGCGTGTAATGCCTTTGACTTTAGTCGCCGAAAATGAAAAAGATTTGCTAACGCTTCTGTCCTCAGACTTGCTTTTCATTGAATCCAGCGACAACTACTCAACGGTTACCTACTTGAAAAATGGTCAGCCCACTAAATTATTGCTACGCAGCAGCCTAAGTCGTTTGGAAGGCCAGTTGGCCGATCAGGCCGGTAGTGAGGGCCTGTCAATGCAGGAGGCTATTGTCCGTTGCCATCGTTCCTACATTGTGAATCTAGCGAAAATAGAGAAAGTGACAGGTAATGCACAGGGCTATAAGCTGCATTTATTGGAGGGCCAGTTTCAGATTCCGGTGGCCCGGAAATACAACGAAAGCCTGGTGCGCCAGTTGAAAGCACTTGCCTGA
- a CDS encoding polyprenyl synthetase family protein: MSPALFLDALHQEIQQTQYGEQPVELYEPIRYIMALGGKRLRPLMTLLGAYLFDDNWQKALRPAVAVEVFHNFTLMHDDIMDQAPLRRGQPTVHEKWNQNSAILSGDVMLVNAYELLLDVDTSHLKRVIARFNRTAAEVCEGQQLDMNFETRWDVSEAEYLEMIKLKTSVLLGFALELGGIIAGASDEATQLLYEAGVNIGLGFQLKDDLLDVYGDPAKFGKQVGGDIIANKKTFLLIEALQQSTGAVRESLTEWIGRTEFDKQEKVQAITQIYDSLGIRQLTEQRINDYFAHGFASLHQLPANPERKAMLLEFTKQLIERES, translated from the coding sequence ATTAGTCCCGCGCTATTTCTTGACGCACTTCACCAGGAGATACAACAAACCCAGTACGGCGAGCAACCTGTTGAACTTTATGAGCCGATTCGTTACATCATGGCGCTGGGTGGCAAACGCCTGCGTCCGCTAATGACCTTACTGGGGGCGTATCTGTTTGACGATAACTGGCAAAAGGCGCTGCGTCCGGCGGTGGCAGTCGAGGTTTTTCACAATTTTACCCTGATGCACGACGACATCATGGACCAGGCACCGCTCCGCCGGGGCCAGCCAACGGTGCATGAAAAGTGGAACCAGAACAGTGCTATTTTGTCGGGCGATGTGATGCTCGTCAATGCCTACGAATTACTGCTAGATGTCGATACAAGCCACCTGAAACGCGTTATTGCCCGGTTTAACCGGACGGCTGCCGAAGTATGCGAAGGCCAGCAACTAGACATGAATTTCGAAACCCGCTGGGATGTAAGCGAGGCCGAATACCTGGAAATGATTAAATTAAAAACCTCTGTTCTGTTGGGTTTTGCCCTTGAACTGGGAGGGATTATTGCCGGGGCGAGCGATGAGGCTACGCAGTTGCTCTACGAGGCGGGCGTTAATATTGGATTGGGCTTTCAGCTCAAAGATGATTTGTTGGACGTTTATGGCGACCCCGCTAAGTTTGGGAAGCAGGTAGGCGGCGATATTATTGCGAATAAAAAGACATTTCTGCTGATTGAAGCTTTGCAGCAGTCTACCGGAGCCGTGCGCGAAAGCCTGACGGAATGGATTGGCCGTACAGAATTTGACAAGCAGGAAAAAGTACAGGCGATTACCCAAATTTATGATAGCTTGGGCATTCGTCAGTTAACCGAACAACGCATCAATGACTATTTTGCCCACGGTTTTGCCAGCCTTCATCAGTTACCGGCAAATCCAGAGCGCAAAGCCATGTTGCTGGAGTTTACTAAACAATTAATCGAACGAGAAAGCTAA